The Sporomusaceae bacterium FL31 sequence AAAAATTGCAGTAGGCATGGGCGATTGTCCCACCAAAAAACGGTGCCAGCAAAAAGCCTGCCAGAAATCCATAGCGGACTGGAACCGGATCAACAATCTGATTCCAATTAAGCTGCCATCGCTCAGGGATCAGCCGGCTTAAGTATTCCGGCAATGCCCCTGTTGGACATAATCGCCCGCAGAAAAAAGGACCGGCTATAAAAGCTGCTGCTAAAACAATCACAAAACTAATGGTCGAAAGGCTAATAATACTGTTCCAATTACCATTCATTAGATTTAATAACGGTGTTCGCAGGCACATGGTATGAATATTTGGCATTTTCGTACTATCAAATAAATATAATACCGCTTTCTGATATAGGGCAAAAGGTGAAAAAAACAGCAACAGCCCTGCTAAATACCAGCCAACTCTGTAAAATTCTTCCAGTTTTTGTTGTCGCATAACAAACCTCTTGATTATTCTTAGACTTATGCACTAATTGCGGAAGCTAAAGGCCACCTGGCCAATCATTTGCTGGCTGGCCTCATCAATGAAATCCAGCGTAGCAACGCCTAAATTGGCAGAGTCGCTTTCATCCCGTGACATATTTAATTCCAAAGTAAGTGCACTTCCCATGCCAGGCTTAAGAATCAGATACACGTCCTCATTGGCTTTCTGCTCATGGGTTAACGTTTTTACCTTAACATCACCAGGGAAGCCACTAGTCCTTACCCGTATTTGCATGACATCGCTGCTTGTGTTTCTAATGCCATTCCGCCCGGCAGAAATGATAAAGCGTCCGGGCTGTACCAGATATTTAGGCAACCCCATATCCTTAAAGTCAACAATAACAGTTTGAACTCCAGGCTGCGGCAGATTAATGCCAAACATCACCCGTTCTTTTATCTGCCTCGGATAATAACTTGCACTAACCGCTAATAAAAGCATAAAAACAAATAAACAGATGGTGCTAACTCTCTTAGTTTTTATTCCTACAGGCTGACACGCTGCCACAACTGCACCCTCCTTGCTTATGTTTCTAAAACTGCTAGCCTTCACTGCGTTCCTCCAGTTCCCCCTCAATGGACAAATACAGTTGTTCCAGTTCATTTTTAGTTGCGGCATCAGCCTGCCATAAGCCACGCTGGGCTGCTTCCAGCAAGGTTTCAGCAATTCGCTGCAGTGCCCAGGGATTGACTTCTTTCATCCATTGCTGCATGCCGGAGTCCAACGCATACTTTTCGGCATACTTTTGATACATCCAGTCTTCCATAACACCCGTCGTGGCATCCCATTGGTAGCTATGAGCGACGTAATTGGCCAAATCGGCTGCTCCTTTATAGCCATACTGTTTCATACCGGCAATGAACTTGGGATTTATCGCTTCTCCCCGGAACAAGCGCTTTAATTCATCCTGCGTACTGCGCAGCTTGATGTTCTTGCGATCGGAGCTGTCGCCGCAGTAGGAACGCGGGGCTTCGCCTTTTAAGCTGCGCACAGCCGCAATCATGCCACCATGATAGGCATTATAATCATCGGAGTTCAGCATACTGACTTCCCGGTTATCCTGATTCTGAATGGTCACGTCCAAACTGGCCATCCGGCGGCTGAATAATTCAGGCATATAAGCCCCCTGGGCCTTACCGCTGTAAACATGCCCGCCCCAGCGAACATAAACTTTTCCCAAGTCGTCAATGGTCTCCCAATTTTTCGCTTCGAGGACGGCACCGACCCCGGCCCCGTAAGCTCCCGGAGGATCGCCGAAAATCCGGTAACTGGCTTGCGCCCAGGCTTGTTCGGCTTCAAGTCCTTGTTCTTCAAACACTTGCGCATCAGCCAGGATATGTTTGCGCACATAGTTTAACTGAGGATCTTCATCCAGCTGGGCTACCAGCTCGACGGCTTTATCCAACCAGGCAGCTGCCATCGGCATGCTGTCCCGGAACAGCCCGCTGATTCGCCCGGTGGCATCAATACGCGGCCGCTTAAGCTCATCCAGCGGAATCACTTCCAACCCTACAACCCTTAGGCTTCCCTTCTGCCAAACCGGTCTGACCCCCATCAAATACAAAAACTGGGCAACACACTGACCATGGCTGCGCATGTTGCTGGTTGCCCATAGTACAATGCCGACGTTCTCCGGATAGCGTCCCTCCTCGGCAATATAGCGGGCAATCATTTCATCTCCCATGGTTTTGCCAATCTCCCAAGCTACCGGTGTGGGCAGCGTGCGAGGATCGATCCCATAAAAGTTCCGGCCGGTCGGCAGAATATCGGCCAATCCGCTGGTGGGGGCTCCGCCGGGCCCAGGCTCAATATAACAACCGTCCAGGGCAGCTAGTAAATTGGTCATTTCCTGAGTGGTTTTAGCCAGTCCAGGAGCAATCGTATGGCAAACATACAGAACAGCCGCCATAAACCGCTCCTTCAAATCTTCTGTCAATCCGGCTGCCCAGGGGAGGGCCAACACCCGTCTGGCAAATTGCGGATCAAACTGCCCTTCAGCCAAAATAGTCAGAATCTCCCGGCAGAAATCCCGGATATCATCGGCAAGCGCCCCGTACGTTTTGCTGCCATCCGGCAGCAATGTTGCACTCTCAGCCATAAGTTGCTCATAATCATAGCCATAAACGGCGGCAATAGTCTGTCGCAGTGATGGAACATCCCCGTTATCAAGCTGAGTCAACGCCAGCAAATATTCAATCAGCATATCCCCTTCCGGGGCACGCCCCAGAATATGCAGCCCTACCCGGATTTGCATATTCTT is a genomic window containing:
- a CDS encoding (Fe-S)-binding protein, translated to MRQQKLEEFYRVGWYLAGLLLFFSPFALYQKAVLYLFDSTKMPNIHTMCLRTPLLNLMNGNWNSIISLSTISFVIVLAAAFIAGPFFCGRLCPTGALPEYLSRLIPERWQLNWNQIVDPVPVRYGFLAGFLLAPFFGGTIAHAYCNFYLTEKLLLIGMNQDIGLLTSTVIITTFLWLVLFGMMARGGRGFCSFLCPVGTMQSFMHRIGAKFRFTYRICQNQARCNGCQLCVRRCPMGAWQGGTPVRHNRNHCITCRQCVNVCPTGAISFSSGKKQPVMIEKEVIL